A window of Candidatus Methylacidiphilales bacterium genomic DNA:
CCGCCACGGTAGTCCAAAGCAGCATACCCACTGAAGCTGTCGGTGCAAGACTGAAATGCGCGTGACCCTTGATCCACCACCGCTTGCAACACCGCTTCATCGCGCGATAGGGTATCTACCAGCACATCACGCAGCGCGTCAGGCAGTTGACCTGTGTGATGAGATCGTCGCGTTTTTTACTCCCGACGAATGTGAACTGCTCTCGAGCTCGACGATGGGTTAGTCGTCGGTTGGGGCTGTGGGATGGGGGCAGCCAAGGCACGCTCACCGGCGCACTTGACCCAGTTGGCTACCGATTGTGGGTTGACACGCAGATTGCGCCCGATGCGTCGGGAGCTGTGGCCATCTAGATACATCTCGACGGCTTGGCGCGGGATTCTAGGCGGGTAGCCGATTGGGTTGGTCTGAGGGGTGAAATAACGATTGCAGGCTTTGCACAGGTAGCGCTGGCTGCTGCTGGGATTCTTGCCTTGTTTGACCACCGATTTGCTTATGTCTCTTTTGACACTTCATGTATCCAATTTTATTTACGCCTAAAATAAGCGCTTGATCTTTGTATCTGGTTTTGTTGATATCACGGATTATAATATCGTTGTATGGCTTGTTTTAACCTGCTTAGCTATATACTATCACGCAGAGATAGTAATTCTTCATTACGATTAAATTATATAATTCCCGAGGATTTAATAAAGGAGATCTTGGAGGATAAAGACGGAGCATTTTTTACTCTAAATAATTTATTATTAAACTATCAAGATATGCCTACTATCTATAAAGCTTTAATTTTGATTTTTATGGGTGCGACAAAGCTAGAAGAGGCTAAAATGATTATCCGTGAATACAGATATTCAAAAGATATCCTTTTAGCTTATGCAGCTCATTTAGCTTGGTACTGTATACATAGAGATACTGATTCTTATAATGATGTAATAAAAATATCTGATAAACTGAGCAAGAGAAAAATAAAGAATATTGAGATACCTTTTTTGCTTAGAAATGTTGCCTTATTATGCCAGGAAATAAAATTATCTATAGCTGATATTGCTGAGCATATATTTAAGCTAGATCCAAATTCTTCCATTACTTCAATCATTAAATTGTTAGAAGAAATTGGCAGTGTTGAACATATGAATAGAATGGTTGAATATATATTAAATAATGTGAATGCCTTAGACATACCCTTACATACCACTCGTCTTATTATTTCTAGAAAAATGATTGAAATCCTTAGAAAACTAAAGGAAGAGGAAAGAATGAAGCTTATAGATAATCTGAATAGAAAGAACTATATTTATTGTTGCAAATTTTTATTAAATATGTATAAAAAAATAGACGAATCCTTAAAAAATGATCTTCTTGAGGTGATTGCATATATAGTTTACAGAATGCGTGAGATCTTGGCGGTAGAGATTAATCTAGAAAAACATGATACAAATAATTTTAAATATAAAGAGTGTGACGAAATATCTGAGACTCTATTTGAATATATAACTAAAAATTTTGAAGAAAAGGAAACGAGAACCAGATTAATTGGATTATGCGGTGGAAATAGCGCGGTAAAAGAGTTAAGAAAATTATTGAATAAAAGAGGCAACTTCGATAAATCTTTGGTTCAGGCAATTTTTTATACTTTAGACGAAAATATAATAAATGATTTTGTTGAAATTGCTTTTGATCTTGATACTAGTTGGTTAGGCTATGTTCCTATCTATGATAATCGTGTATGTTTGATAGATAGTAAATATGTCTATAAATTAATAGACTGTATATCAGTAAATCCCAACACTATAGATTACGGTACGTACTGTTTTTTTAGGAATTATGCTATTAATAAAAAAGAATATCAAATTATAAACCGATTGACCGGTTATTTATTCTCTCGTAATATAAATATTGATCTTAATGATTATGGATTTATTTTAAACGTAAACACTGATATCTTCGTAGATTATTTCGAAAAATATATAGAAAGATTTGGCTCAGAGATTGACCCAAAAACTTTAGATAATTTTGTTTGTTATTATATCCCCTTTTTAGTATCAAAAGGGAACGAGAAGGCGTTTGATATATTAAAATGCACGATTGATTTATTAAAAGATAAAAAGAAATTGTTCTTGTCTATCTTATTGTGTAATAATGATTTATCTGTGAATATTATTTATAAATTATCAAAGCATTTTGATTCTGTGTTGAATGATATAAAAATATGGAATCCGCGTATGTTAAATAAGAAAGCAATCATTGATGGCCTTATCGATATTATTAAAAAATCAAATGGCAGTGACAAGATCTACAATGTTTTAAAAATCATTGCCGTTTTAGATAAAGATATATTAAATGATTTGGCTAAACAAAGAGACATCCTTTCTAATGTAATTGGACCCCTATGTTTTATACTACAGGACAAGGAAATAAAAAGCATGGATGATATTATTTTGTTATAACTAAAGAATGTTTTTAAATTAGTTGGCTATATAAGCTGAATGGTAAACTGGTTTTCTTTATATAATTTGTCACGTTTAACCAGAGATATTCGCTGAAGTAATCTATGCTAGTAGACCTGGTGAAACATAAATACAGTTTAATAATGTGAGGAAACTAAATATGTCGTTACTTAAAGCACTTCTCGATGAAAATATAACCTCAGGCTAATCATCGCACAACCTGCACGATAGCTAGATATTAACGGGTATATAATTGTTTTTAAACCTCAATGAATTTGAGTTCAAGTGCCTAATCTGTTAAACAAAAAAGGAGTTCACTAAACATGTGTAGATCAATGCATCCATCAATAGTTTTTTATCAACGATTCCATCATGTTTATTATCAACCCTCTCCAAATCATTTTATTTAACCGACTAGATCAATTTACACCTGGTTCTGTGTTAAAATATGGCTTATTTGAAGTTATTTACAGTAAAATGGAAGAGGTAAAAAATAATACGGAGCCAATCTTAGCGCAGATTTTATTCGAGATCGGTGTAATCAGTCGTGAAAATGTGCTAGATCTGCTGAGTTTAAGGTCAATTAAAGAAGATGAGATTGAAAATATTATAAACAAATACATGGATTATGATGATCTTAATGATTGTTATATATATAAGAATATAGGCCAAAGCAAATGGCGTAGATTTAGGAGAATAATTTGCGATAACTATATAGATTATTGCGGGAATCTTAATAATTTGCTTATTAACACATCTAAATTTATACCCCACGGTTTCTCTATAAGATGGTTTAACATCTTACCAATTAACAGCCGCTGTAGATGCATCATATTACCTACTATTTTAACCTTAATACGTGATTTTCCCCCCAGAAAACAGAAAAATATATTATTAATACCAGTAGATAGATTTATGGATATGCAGTATATAAGAACGATTGTGTCTTCTTGGAATAAAATTCACAAGAAGTGGCAAGATAATAAATCAGCTATAGTCGGCTTTTTGCAAAGTAAGGTTTCAACTGCGGTTGTAGATACGCTCAATTTAGCTAATTTTAATGCAGAGCTTGGTAATATCAACATATTTTTTTCGCCAGATCAATTTACCAATCAGGTGTTGAGTTTAATAAAAGATAATTCTTTCTGGTTAAACACTCACACCACGCCCATGAAGAGATATCCTAAGATTAAAAGTGAGAATATACATGATATAGCACAATTAAGCGCAGAAAAGAAACGCATATGCAGTCAAAATATTGATTGGTTGCGCGTTTTTTTATATCTTCCTCTTCTTCCAGTGCATTTAGTTTACTGGGGATGGCGTATAGTGCATGGTTTTAATCGTATTCCTATTCGCATAGAGCTGGATCAAATGCGTGAAAGAGGACTCATCCAATTAAAAGAAATTTCTGGAGTATCTTGTGTTGTATTAAGTCAAGATTCCCTCCTATATATTGCTTTATATACGTTCTCAGAAACAAAGAGATTCATTAGATGGTTTAATTACTTTATTAATGATCAAAAGAGAAGATACGGGCACACTATATCATCTTATTATGTTGTTGCGAATATAGCGCAATATCTCTATCGCCTTTCGATTAGCGGTGAACCAATGCAATATCTCACTGGTTATTCTGAGTGCATATCTGCTCACAGCTATATGCAGAAAACTACAGATAAATTCATGTTCACCTATCGTCCGGATAGTGGCCTTATGGTAAGAGTAGGTCTAAGAGTGATTCCCGTTCACATCGAAGTAGATGGCTGGCAATTGGGAGATTGGGGATATCAAAGAAGTCGTGCCGGTCTTAATCGCTGGATTGATAAATTCAACACTATCCTTAGATATTATCAATCTATGGAATGGCGTTATCGTTATAAATACTTTCCTGTTACATTGATTGTTACTGAACACATCGATAAGAATTCAGATGATATTTATAAAGCATCTAAGAGTATACCTGTGGAGTTTAGAGAAAAATTAGGTATTTACTTTTCTTCTTGGATGGATATTACCTCTTCTTTAACGCCGGATATCTGGCGCGACGCTTATAACATCAACAATATATACACGATTGATGAAATATTGAAATCGTATGCTGTTAAATATATCTAATTTTATGTAAATCTTTGACATTTTGCTCATTAATCAATACCGATATAATGATGGATGAGTAAAGTGTGAATGAATGTATACACAAGAAATCGTTATATCTATGATTAAGTTTTGATGTATATTAACAATCCAGATTGTTTCTGATGGCCGATCGAGCATCTCACATGTGTTTGTGTTACACCAACGACTTAGTAATATGCCACTTTAGATCACATCAGCAAATATCTTCAATGGCTTTCACAATGGACAAGTAGAAGTAGTTTTAACAAGTCTTCCAGATTTGTTGGAACGTTAGTCGGTACTTAGTCTGATAACATTGTGCTTGTACAGTATGCTTAAGATTTGCAGGTGTATAATCCATTCATACAACAAAGAAAATAGTGTCATCCACTAAAGTAAGCGCGTCTGGGTATAAGAACTATCTGGCAAACTACTCGATCATTTCTATTCGAGCATCATTATGTCATAAGCGCTATATAACGTGAATTATAATATAAGCATGGATTCTATGGCTAAGAAGTTTCTCCTTGTATCGCTTATCATAATTATATCTATATGCTCATGTATCAGTTGCATCTTGGGTTATTCTATCTTATCAAATATTAACTCAGGCAAGGCAGAAATAGAGCAAAAGATATTGAGTATAGATGAGAAAGAAGAGTTGCGTTTAATCATGGCAAATGAATTAGAAATCAACATAGAAGAATTAGAAATTACTGAAATACCTGAAGCTTATAAATTCGGGGAAGATCCATCACTTTATAAATTTGAGGAAAGGAAAATATCGCATTTGTGCAGGCCAGACCGTAAAAGTGCCGAGATTGAATTTGTAGAAATCAACAAATTAAGAAGGAAGCATAATCTGCCAAATATCATATGGGAAGAAACGCTTTATCCGCTTGCACTTGAACGCGCCACGGACATGGCTAGGAGAGGATATTTTTCACATTATGACCCAAACACAGGTAAGCCAATGGTGCCATCTGTCATGACGGGAGAAGTATTAGCAGTACATCTTACTAAAGATTTTTTAGCGGCAGAAGGTTGGTATTATTCTCCACCCCACTGGAATGTACTTAAGCAAGCGAAGAAGATGGCCGTTGCCTACCTTGCATGTGACCGCCCAATTGCCGTAATATATAAAAACCCTGGGGAGGAAGATATGTACGGAATGTATGCTTATTTCATCGTCGGGCTAACTTTACAATAAAAAACAGGCCTTCTATTATTTTTTGGCGGTGGGATTACTCTCATAAAATGACCTGTAATGTTTTGAATAGCTAATACTTAAAACACCCATCTTTTCATAGAATATAACTGTTTATATTATTTGATATATTTTATGTTAAGAGACTGACTCGTATTCTTTCGTCACTTCTTATCACTAAGGCCTTTTGGCTATTCAAATAGGTTGAGAGCAAGAGATGCTTCAATTTAATCACACCAGTCAAGCACAAGTATACGATATATGAGTCATATTTTGTTTTAAGAAGTTGTAAATTAAGGTAAAAAACCGCTATCATCTATTAAAAAAAATAATAAACGAAATCAACAGAAGTGTCATTATTATAACTGGTATAATGAGGCCTAAGCCGATGTTTAAACGTGCTAGCGCACTTCCTAGAAAAAACGATATTGTGGAAGACAAGAGAGCCATGATAATGTTTATCGGATGATACGGGATGCGCTGGGTTAGGTTTGCAAGAAGAACAAAAAAGGCCGCAGTT
This region includes:
- a CDS encoding CAP domain-containing protein is translated as MDSMAKKFLLVSLIIIISICSCISCILGYSILSNINSGKAEIEQKILSIDEKEELRLIMANELEINIEELEITEIPEAYKFGEDPSLYKFEERKISHLCRPDRKSAEIEFVEINKLRRKHNLPNIIWEETLYPLALERATDMARRGYFSHYDPNTGKPMVPSVMTGEVLAVHLTKDFLAAEGWYYSPPHWNVLKQAKKMAVAYLACDRPIAVIYKNPGEEDMYGMYAYFIVGLTLQ